A part of Neovison vison isolate M4711 chromosome 8, ASM_NN_V1, whole genome shotgun sequence genomic DNA contains:
- the LOC122915614 gene encoding signal-regulatory protein beta-1-like isoform X1 has protein sequence MPASACPPLPGPSLLLPLLLGLTGVAGEVGLQVIQPDKSVSVAAGQTAILRCTLTSLLPTGPVQWFRGTGPGRELIFSFKGGHFPRVTNVSDATRRNNMDLTIRISNVTPADSGTYYCVKFQKGTPDVEFKSGPGTRMFVYAKPSLPEIYGPASRASPGQIMNLTCTSTGFFPKNIQLKWFEKDVELPAFQTLVFLPRDAESYTIFSTVLVTLDLSLLHSQVTCQVTHSTLQSPLSRHVNISRFLQVIPTVTISVHRVPSLQLAILICHVQRFYPEVIQITWLEMNRSIKAYETSAPTKDPDGTFNQDSRILVYISEDRAPFTCQVEQEAQPLIPASIPLNARASSSFSGTLILLGWKLFPLMALCIIYVLKRRFPSQRTDSREALAMKSAATPKASPAS, from the exons ATGCCCGCATCTGCCTGCCCACCCCTACCTGGGCCATccctgctgctgcctctgctgcTGGGCCTCACAG GTGTGGCCGGTGAGGTGGGGCTACAGGTGATCCAGCCCGACAAGTCAGTGTCTGTCGCAGCCGGACAGACAGCCATTCTGcgctgcaccctgacctccctgctccccacaggGCCTGTTCAGTGGTTCAGGGGGACAGGGCCAGGCCGGGAGTTAATCTTCAGTTTCAAAGGAGGCCACTTCCCCCGAGTAACAAATGTTTCTGACGCCACAAGAAGAAACAACATGGACCTAACCATCCGCATCAGTAACGTCACCCCAGCAGACTCCGGAACCTACTACTGTGTGAAGTTCCAGAAAGGGACCCCTGATGTGGAGTTTAAGTCTGGACCAGGCACCAGAATGTTTGTATATG CTAAGCCCTCTCTTCCAGAGATTTATGGCCCCGCCAGCAGGGCCAGCCCAGGCCAGATAATGAATCTCACCTGCACATCAACTGGCTTCTTTCCCAAAAACATACAGCTGAAATGGTTTGAAAAGGATGTGGAGCTTCCAGCCTTTCAGACCCTCGTCTTCCTGCCTAGAGATGCCGAATCCTACACCATCTTCAGCACAGTGCTGGTGACCCTTGACTTATCCTTACTCCACTCCCAGGTCACCTGCCAAGTGACTCACAGTACATTGCAGAGTCCCCTCAGTAGGCACGTGAACATCTCCAGATTCCTCCAAG TTATACCCACAGTGACCATATCCGTCCACCGGGTCCCAAGCCTCCAGCTGGCCATCCTCATCTGCCATGTGCAAAGGTTCTACCCTGAAGTCATACAAATCACCTGGCTGGAGATGAACAGAAGTATTAAGGCCTATGAGACTTCCGCCCCTACCAAGGACCCCGATGGCACATTCAACCAAGACAGTCGTATCCTGGTTTACATCTCAGAGGACAGAGCACCGTTCACCTGCCAAGTGGAGCAAGAGGCCCAGCCACTGATCCCGGCCAGCATACCACTGA ATGCCAGGGCATCCAGCTCCTTCTCTGGAACCCTCATCCTGCTTGGCTGGAAGTTGTTTCCCCTGATGGCACTTTGCATCATCTATGTCCTCAAGAGAAGATTCCCTTCCCA GAGGACTGATTCAAGAGAGGCCCTGGCCATGAAGTCTGCAGCGACTCCCAAAGCTTCTCCTGCCTCGTGA
- the LOC122915614 gene encoding signal-regulatory protein beta-1-like isoform X2, translating into MPASACPPLPGPSLLLPLLLGLTGVAGEVGLQVIQPDKSVSVAAGQTAILRCTLTSLLPTGPVQWFRGTGPGRELIFSFKGGHFPRVTNVSDATRRNNMDLTIRISNVTPADSGTYYCVKFQKGTPDVEFKSGPGTRMFVYAKPSLPEIYGPASRASPGQIMNLTCTSTGFFPKNIQLKWFEKDVELPAFQTLVFLPRDAESYTIFSTVLVTLDLSLLHSQVTCQVTHSTLQSPLSRHVNISRFLQVTISVHRVPSLQLAILICHVQRFYPEVIQITWLEMNRSIKAYETSAPTKDPDGTFNQDSRILVYISEDRAPFTCQVEQEAQPLIPASIPLNARASSSFSGTLILLGWKLFPLMALCIIYVLKRRFPSQRTDSREALAMKSAATPKASPAS; encoded by the exons ATGCCCGCATCTGCCTGCCCACCCCTACCTGGGCCATccctgctgctgcctctgctgcTGGGCCTCACAG GTGTGGCCGGTGAGGTGGGGCTACAGGTGATCCAGCCCGACAAGTCAGTGTCTGTCGCAGCCGGACAGACAGCCATTCTGcgctgcaccctgacctccctgctccccacaggGCCTGTTCAGTGGTTCAGGGGGACAGGGCCAGGCCGGGAGTTAATCTTCAGTTTCAAAGGAGGCCACTTCCCCCGAGTAACAAATGTTTCTGACGCCACAAGAAGAAACAACATGGACCTAACCATCCGCATCAGTAACGTCACCCCAGCAGACTCCGGAACCTACTACTGTGTGAAGTTCCAGAAAGGGACCCCTGATGTGGAGTTTAAGTCTGGACCAGGCACCAGAATGTTTGTATATG CTAAGCCCTCTCTTCCAGAGATTTATGGCCCCGCCAGCAGGGCCAGCCCAGGCCAGATAATGAATCTCACCTGCACATCAACTGGCTTCTTTCCCAAAAACATACAGCTGAAATGGTTTGAAAAGGATGTGGAGCTTCCAGCCTTTCAGACCCTCGTCTTCCTGCCTAGAGATGCCGAATCCTACACCATCTTCAGCACAGTGCTGGTGACCCTTGACTTATCCTTACTCCACTCCCAGGTCACCTGCCAAGTGACTCACAGTACATTGCAGAGTCCCCTCAGTAGGCACGTGAACATCTCCAGATTCCTCCAAG TGACCATATCCGTCCACCGGGTCCCAAGCCTCCAGCTGGCCATCCTCATCTGCCATGTGCAAAGGTTCTACCCTGAAGTCATACAAATCACCTGGCTGGAGATGAACAGAAGTATTAAGGCCTATGAGACTTCCGCCCCTACCAAGGACCCCGATGGCACATTCAACCAAGACAGTCGTATCCTGGTTTACATCTCAGAGGACAGAGCACCGTTCACCTGCCAAGTGGAGCAAGAGGCCCAGCCACTGATCCCGGCCAGCATACCACTGA ATGCCAGGGCATCCAGCTCCTTCTCTGGAACCCTCATCCTGCTTGGCTGGAAGTTGTTTCCCCTGATGGCACTTTGCATCATCTATGTCCTCAAGAGAAGATTCCCTTCCCA GAGGACTGATTCAAGAGAGGCCCTGGCCATGAAGTCTGCAGCGACTCCCAAAGCTTCTCCTGCCTCGTGA
- the LOC122915614 gene encoding signal-regulatory protein beta-1-like isoform X3 encodes MPASACPPLPGPSLLLPLLLGLTGVAGEVGLQVIQPDKSVSVAAGQTAILRCTLTSLLPTGPVQWFRGTGPGRELIFSFKGGHFPRVTNVSDATRRNNMDLTIRISNVTPADSGTYYCVKFQKGTPDVEFKSGPGTRMFVYAKPSLPEIYGPASRASPGQIMNLTCTSTGFFPKNIQLKWFEKDVELPAFQTLVFLPRDAESYTIFSTVLVTLDLSLLHSQVTCQVTHSTLQSPLSRHVNISRFLQVIPTVTISVHRVPSLQLAILICHVQRFYPEVIQITWLEMNRSIKAYETSAPTKDPDGTFNQDSRILVYISEDRAPFTCQVEQEAQPLIPASIPLIPSSIKRDSN; translated from the exons ATGCCCGCATCTGCCTGCCCACCCCTACCTGGGCCATccctgctgctgcctctgctgcTGGGCCTCACAG GTGTGGCCGGTGAGGTGGGGCTACAGGTGATCCAGCCCGACAAGTCAGTGTCTGTCGCAGCCGGACAGACAGCCATTCTGcgctgcaccctgacctccctgctccccacaggGCCTGTTCAGTGGTTCAGGGGGACAGGGCCAGGCCGGGAGTTAATCTTCAGTTTCAAAGGAGGCCACTTCCCCCGAGTAACAAATGTTTCTGACGCCACAAGAAGAAACAACATGGACCTAACCATCCGCATCAGTAACGTCACCCCAGCAGACTCCGGAACCTACTACTGTGTGAAGTTCCAGAAAGGGACCCCTGATGTGGAGTTTAAGTCTGGACCAGGCACCAGAATGTTTGTATATG CTAAGCCCTCTCTTCCAGAGATTTATGGCCCCGCCAGCAGGGCCAGCCCAGGCCAGATAATGAATCTCACCTGCACATCAACTGGCTTCTTTCCCAAAAACATACAGCTGAAATGGTTTGAAAAGGATGTGGAGCTTCCAGCCTTTCAGACCCTCGTCTTCCTGCCTAGAGATGCCGAATCCTACACCATCTTCAGCACAGTGCTGGTGACCCTTGACTTATCCTTACTCCACTCCCAGGTCACCTGCCAAGTGACTCACAGTACATTGCAGAGTCCCCTCAGTAGGCACGTGAACATCTCCAGATTCCTCCAAG TTATACCCACAGTGACCATATCCGTCCACCGGGTCCCAAGCCTCCAGCTGGCCATCCTCATCTGCCATGTGCAAAGGTTCTACCCTGAAGTCATACAAATCACCTGGCTGGAGATGAACAGAAGTATTAAGGCCTATGAGACTTCCGCCCCTACCAAGGACCCCGATGGCACATTCAACCAAGACAGTCGTATCCTGGTTTACATCTCAGAGGACAGAGCACCGTTCACCTGCCAAGTGGAGCAAGAGGCCCAGCCACTGATCCCGGCCAGCATACCACTGA TTCCTTCTTCTATAAAACGGGACAGCAATTAG